The Candidatus Methylacidiphilales bacterium genome includes a region encoding these proteins:
- a CDS encoding Rrf2 family transcriptional regulator produces the protein MNLSKRGEYALRALIALGIAQSTGRELVPLRELAKNENIPGKFLEQILIQLRENGYVQTKRGKLGGYFLARPMDNISIGQVVRLIDGPLAPISCVSQTAYKKCSCPDEANCGLRILMLDVRNAIANILDRYTLADSVSATLSKKASPAK, from the coding sequence ATGAATCTTTCCAAACGCGGCGAATACGCCCTCCGGGCGCTTATTGCCTTGGGTATTGCACAAAGTACAGGCCGCGAGCTGGTTCCGCTTCGTGAACTTGCAAAAAACGAGAACATTCCGGGCAAATTTCTCGAACAAATCCTCATTCAGCTTCGTGAGAATGGCTATGTGCAAACGAAGAGGGGCAAGCTGGGTGGTTATTTTTTGGCCAGGCCCATGGACAACATCTCCATTGGCCAGGTGGTACGTCTGATCGACGGACCACTGGCCCCCATAAGTTGCGTCAGTCAAACAGCTTATAAAAAATGCTCCTGCCCGGATGAAGCCAACTGCGGCCTTCGGATATTGATGTTGGATGTTCGAAACGCGATTGCCAATATTTTGGATCGTTACACCTTGGCCGACTCGGTATCGGCGACACTTTCGAAAAAAGCGAGCCCGGCGAAATAA
- a CDS encoding family 14 glycosylhydrolase, which produces MNHTKRINIGANWSPAYDPEIRKYYQKIGATTTESYVKWIDLEPERNQISFKRYDRELERLGRYGVKWQPFLICGPWYSVPYWYKEGRDSHFFKCLEHGKDSGIQSIWNEKFKAPTRRFLRMFHDHYQDRDDRLDSILLGISGDYGEAIYPCIGNFDGQYHTHRGFWCADEHAIRDFQKHFRKKFRTIRRLNARWGSSYANFRAMRPFLRKDAPSRRAMVDMVYWYREAMLKHAEFWIQEARKLWKTKDIYLCMGGDGSAEEGQHYTAAARLCAKYKVGIRDTNSRDNFRFLNTYQCPTAVATNYYKTYCGFESSHGSTPKFIVARIFAFIISGAKEFHEYSFQNKKDVVKYFRRFRKWMDLRFRRKVDVAVFSSEAYVNWVHEHATAWDIKEFPWGLPKRPHALFDKLRYHFDFDLVNDSLIRDGILDRYKALIVPGFTIIEDDILKLIRRRAKAGHKTIIYGPNQLETVAGKDIQIAHAEPVAAPGKLLASLRQLNIPVKAKRDGIFEVPDRCGRTLCYDERKDRIYWKRP; this is translated from the coding sequence ATCCCGAGATCCGGAAATATTATCAAAAGATCGGGGCCACAACCACCGAGAGTTATGTCAAATGGATCGATCTGGAGCCTGAGCGGAACCAAATCAGCTTCAAGCGTTACGACCGCGAATTGGAACGCCTCGGGCGTTATGGCGTCAAGTGGCAGCCGTTCCTGATCTGTGGTCCGTGGTATTCGGTGCCCTACTGGTACAAGGAAGGAAGGGACAGTCATTTCTTCAAGTGCCTCGAACATGGGAAGGATTCCGGCATCCAGTCCATCTGGAACGAAAAGTTCAAGGCGCCGACCCGCCGCTTCCTCCGGATGTTTCACGATCATTATCAGGACAGGGATGATCGTCTCGACTCGATCCTGCTAGGCATCAGCGGCGATTACGGCGAAGCGATTTATCCGTGCATCGGCAATTTTGACGGCCAGTATCACACCCATCGCGGCTTCTGGTGTGCGGACGAGCATGCCATCCGCGATTTTCAAAAGCATTTCCGCAAAAAATTCAGGACAATCCGAAGACTGAATGCGCGCTGGGGCAGCTCGTATGCGAATTTTCGCGCGATGCGGCCGTTCCTGCGCAAGGACGCCCCCTCCCGCCGCGCCATGGTCGATATGGTCTATTGGTACCGCGAAGCCATGCTCAAGCATGCCGAGTTCTGGATCCAGGAGGCCCGCAAGCTCTGGAAGACGAAGGACATTTACCTCTGCATGGGCGGCGACGGCTCCGCCGAGGAGGGCCAGCATTATACCGCCGCGGCCAGGCTCTGCGCCAAATACAAGGTGGGCATCCGTGACACCAACTCACGGGACAATTTCCGGTTCCTGAATACATACCAATGCCCCACTGCGGTCGCCACGAACTATTACAAAACCTATTGCGGTTTCGAATCATCGCACGGATCGACCCCCAAATTCATCGTGGCGCGGATATTTGCCTTTATCATTAGTGGCGCCAAAGAGTTTCATGAATACAGTTTCCAGAACAAGAAGGATGTTGTGAAATATTTTCGCCGCTTCCGCAAATGGATGGACCTCCGCTTCCGCCGCAAAGTCGATGTGGCGGTATTTTCATCCGAAGCCTATGTCAACTGGGTGCATGAACACGCAACCGCCTGGGACATCAAGGAATTCCCCTGGGGGCTGCCCAAAAGGCCCCATGCCCTTTTCGACAAGCTGCGCTACCATTTTGATTTTGATCTGGTGAACGACTCGTTGATCCGCGACGGCATTCTGGACCGCTACAAGGCCCTGATCGTGCCGGGTTTTACCATCATCGAAGATGATATACTCAAGCTCATTCGCAGGCGAGCCAAGGCCGGGCACAAAACCATCATCTACGGGCCCAATCAACTGGAAACTGTCGCCGGAAAAGACATCCAGATCGCCCATGCGGAACCGGTTGCGGCCCCGGGCAAGCTGCTGGCTTCACTGCGGCAGCTTAACATCCCTGTAAAAGCTAAAAGAGACGGTATCTTCGAAGTGCCCGACCGTTGCGGCCGTACCCTTTGCTATGACGAAAGAAAGGACCGGATTTACTGGAAGAGGCCCTAA
- a CDS encoding YezD family protein — protein MNDLANEQKNGLSAQEAEILRAVRGLHYGSVIVTVHEHRIVEVSRQEKIRFQPTPGKKI, from the coding sequence ATGAATGACCTTGCAAACGAACAAAAAAACGGCCTTTCCGCGCAGGAAGCAGAGATCCTGCGCGCGGTCCGCGGCCTCCATTACGGCAGCGTGATCGTCACGGTCCACGAACACCGGATCGTTGAAGTCAGCCGACAGGAAAAAATCCGTTTTCAGCCCACACCCGGAAAAAAAATTTAG
- a CDS encoding DUF2726 domain-containing protein, whose amino-acid sequence MTDPITIFVAAVIGLLVLAGIIVIAVNASNKARNALADSGQMFPDGAGRPGYEPAPALMTPEEAYLYVHLVQLFDQAAIICPKVRLADVVRPQTLRNKSEWQNTFNRLTRKRLDFVCLRIDDLTTLGVIELDDAGPEQAGNAEHDEFVDSVLNAAGVPISRVQLLAQYDFTVLYNQVMRDFGINPEEATGNAEEATEALDSEL is encoded by the coding sequence ATGACGGATCCGATTACAATTTTTGTGGCGGCGGTTATAGGACTGCTGGTTTTGGCCGGCATCATCGTGATTGCCGTGAACGCATCAAATAAAGCGCGCAACGCTCTTGCCGATTCCGGGCAGATGTTTCCAGACGGAGCCGGCCGTCCCGGCTATGAACCGGCTCCAGCGCTCATGACGCCGGAGGAAGCCTATCTTTATGTGCATCTTGTACAATTGTTCGATCAGGCGGCAATCATCTGTCCAAAGGTACGGCTTGCGGATGTTGTCCGACCGCAGACCCTGCGCAATAAAAGCGAATGGCAGAACACCTTCAACCGGCTTACCCGGAAGCGCCTGGATTTTGTCTGTCTGCGAATCGATGATCTGACCACGCTTGGCGTTATCGAACTTGATGATGCCGGTCCCGAACAAGCAGGCAATGCGGAGCATGATGAATTTGTGGATTCGGTTCTTAATGCCGCAGGGGTGCCCATCAGCAGGGTGCAATTGCTGGCGCAATATGATTTCACAGTACTTTACAATCAGGTCATGAGGGATTTTGGCATCAATCCGGAAGAGGCGACGGGGAACGCCGAGGAAGCGACAGAGGCCCTGGACTCAGAACTTTAA